From the Halobellus litoreus genome, the window GCCCTCGACGAGGTGATCGTAGCGGTGTTCACGCTGCCCGCCCGAGACCAGTTCCATCCGCGGGTGCATCATATCGAACCCGGTCGAGAGCTGCGCGTCGTCGTCGTGGTCCTTGATGTAGAACGGCTTGATCTCCGACGGCCAGTCGGTGATGAAGTAGTGCTGCCCGACGTCGTCGCCGAGGGCGCGCTCGCCCTCGGTCGGGAGGTCGTCGCCCCAGACGAGCTGCTCGTCGAGTTCGCCCGTCGCGTTGATCCGCTCGATGGCCTCCTCGTAGGTGAGTCGCGGGAAGTCGCCTTCCGGGACCTCGAACTCCTCGTCGAGGCCGAGGAGTTCGAGCTGGCGCTCGCAGTTCTCGGCGACGCCCTCGTAGGCGCTCTTGACGACGTGTTCGCAGGCGTCCATCGCTTCGGTGTGGTCGACGAACGCCGACTCGAAGTCGATCGACGTCGCCTCGTTGAGGTGCCGGGGCGTGTTGTGCTCCTCGGCGCGGAAGATCGGCCCGATCTCGAAGACCCGCTCGAGGCCGGAGCCGACCATCAGCTGCTTGAACAGCTGCGGCGATTGGTTCATGAAGGCCTCTTCCCCGAAGTACGTGATCGGGAAGAGCTCCGTGCCGCCCTCGGTCCCGGTGGCGACGATCTTCGGCGTGTTGATCTCCGTACAGCCCAGGTCGCGGAAGGCGTCGCGGGCGGATCGAAGGACCTCCGAGCGGATCTCGAAGATGGCCTTGACCTCCTCCTTCCGGAGGTCGAGCGTCCGGTTGTCGAGCCGGGTCGAGAGTTCGGCGTCGACCTTCCCGGAGGGATCGAGCGGCAGCTCGGTGTCGGACGCCGCGAGCACCTCGATCGACTCGGGGACGATTTCGACGTCCGTCGGCGCGCGCGGCTCCTCCTTCACGTCGCCGGAGACGGTGATGACGCTCTCTCGGGAGACGTTGAGGCCGGTCTCGACGAGCTCCTCGTCCATCGAGTCCTCCTCGAGTTTGATCTGGATCTTCCCCGACTTGTCTCGGAGGATCAGGAAGGCGATCCCGCCGAGGTCCCGTACCTCGTGGACCCAGCCGGCGACGGTGACCTCGTCGCCCGGCTCGGCGTCTGCCGTGTAGGTTCTGCCCTGCATACCCCGTCTTTCCGCCCGCCCGGTCTTAAAAACGGTCGGTTCGAGCCCGGAATGTGTCGTTCCCGCACGCCGGGCACACGGTCACCCGGCTGCTGACGCCCGATCGACTGCCACCCACACGGGAGTCTGCGGCCGACGCACACAAGAGATATATCTGACACTGTTTCATTCCCGATTCGTGATGCCGCCCTCGCGACGATCGTTCGTCTCCGCCCTCGCGTTCCCCGCTGTCGCCGGATTGGCCGGGTGTCTCTCTGACACCGACGCGCGGGCGACCGACGCCGCGGATTCCACGGGTTCCAGTACCACCCCGGGATCGACCGCGTCCGCGACGGCAGACAGTGCGTTCACGCTCAGACTGGCCGCCCTCGAATCGATCCCGACCGACGCCCCGGTCCGCGTGCATCCGCGGGCGCTGGCGCGGTTCCTCGCACGCGGCGTCGACGCCGAGGAGGCGGTCCGGACGCACGACGGGATCCTGTTGGAGGGGAGTCGGCCGATCCTCCCGCGGATCGACGCCGCCCGCCTGTCCGGCGAGCGCGTCGACGACGGGCCGTACACGCTCGATCTGACCGGCGGACTGCGCTATCGGTGGTTGTTCGGCGCGACGCCGGTCGAATCGACGCCGGAGAACGCGACGGTGATCGACGTCGACGAGCTCCCGACGGCGCGGCGCGACCTCGCGCTCGCGGCGATCGGCGACGGTCGCCCGCAGGCGTACCCCGAAACGCCGCTGGGGACGTGGGCGCGGAGAACCTTCGTCGGCGGCTGCCTCCGGCACGAAGGCACGGTGTATCGGGGTCGAGAGGTGCAACAAACCGACGCCGCGTTCTTCGCCGACGAGGTGTGGTACGTCGGGCGGGCGACGCCGAGAACCGACGCGCCCGCGGACGCGCCGCATCTCCTGCTCGATCCTCTGCCCGACGGCGCGCGACGCGCCGTCGACGGCCTCCTCTCGACGTGGGCCGACAGCCGCGACCCGGTCGAGACGGACGTCTCCGACCTCGATCAGTCGGCGCGGACGGCGTTGCGGGACGCGGAGGCGCTCCTCACGCACGTCGCCGCCTTCGAGGTCATCGTCGAGTGAGGGCCGCTCGAGTGCGGGCGTGCGGGTCAGGCCGCTGAAGAATCGGATCGCTGCAGGGTCGAGGCGGCGCGGGGCCGGACGACAGAAGCGCCGGACCGCGGTAGGGCCGGGCGACAGAAGCACCGGGCCAAAGAAGCTGTGGAAACGGACCGAGCGGACGGTTCAGACCTCCGGACGGCGCAGACGGGCGGACAGTTCAAGCGGGGGGAGACTCGGACGGACAGACAACGCGAAACGGGCGATCGCTCACTCGACGACCGCTTCGGCGTGGGCGTCCTTGACGCCCTCGACGGTCTCGCGGACGGCGTCGACGCCCTCGTCGTGGAGGAGGTCGCCGACGACGATCGTGTCGGCGTGCTTGCCCATCTCGTAGGCGGCGTCGTAGTCGCCGATGCCGCCGCCGTAGAACAGCGTCGACTCCTCGAGGGCGTCGCGGGCGGCCGCGACCTTCTCGGTGTCACCGAAGGTCCCCGAGTACTCGACGTAGACGATCTCCTGGCCGAACATCTTCTCGGCGACCGCGGCGAAGGAGGCGACGTCCTCGGCGGTCTGGTCGGTGTTGGCCTCGGTCAGTTCCGCGACCGAGGCGTCGGGGTTCATCACGATGTACGCCTCCGTGTACGTTCGATCCCAGTCGAGTGGGCCGTCGATCCGGACCCACTCCTTGTGCGCCCCGGTGACCCAGAACGACGATTCGGCGTTGAACACCGTCGGGATGAGGTAGCCGTCGAGGTCGTCCGATTCGATCACGACGCCGGGGTTCGAGGGCTCCTGGTACA encodes:
- the aspS gene encoding aspartate--tRNA(Asn) ligase, whose protein sequence is MQGRTYTADAEPGDEVTVAGWVHEVRDLGGIAFLILRDKSGKIQIKLEEDSMDEELVETGLNVSRESVITVSGDVKEEPRAPTDVEIVPESIEVLAASDTELPLDPSGKVDAELSTRLDNRTLDLRKEEVKAIFEIRSEVLRSARDAFRDLGCTEINTPKIVATGTEGGTELFPITYFGEEAFMNQSPQLFKQLMVGSGLERVFEIGPIFRAEEHNTPRHLNEATSIDFESAFVDHTEAMDACEHVVKSAYEGVAENCERQLELLGLDEEFEVPEGDFPRLTYEEAIERINATGELDEQLVWGDDLPTEGERALGDDVGQHYFITDWPSEIKPFYIKDHDDDAQLSTGFDMMHPRMELVSGGQREHRYDHLVEGFEQQGLDPAQFDYYTKMFKYGMPPHAGWGLGGERLVMTMLGLDNIREAVLFPRDRQRLSP
- a CDS encoding phosphoglycerol geranylgeranyltransferase, with translation MTGPWTEWDHVLKVDPDKDLVDGETFEDVCRTGTDAIEIGGTLDITTEKMERVVDACSRYDVPLYQEPSNPGVVIESDDLDGYLIPTVFNAESSFWVTGAHKEWVRIDGPLDWDRTYTEAYIVMNPDASVAELTEANTDQTAEDVASFAAVAEKMFGQEIVYVEYSGTFGDTEKVAAARDALEESTLFYGGGIGDYDAAYEMGKHADTIVVGDLLHDEGVDAVRETVEGVKDAHAEAVVE